The following nucleotide sequence is from Trifolium pratense cultivar HEN17-A07 linkage group LG2, ARS_RC_1.1, whole genome shotgun sequence.
gttAATAAAACCacacatcaacaaaaaaatcaataaatcaatAAATGAAAACCAAATTCAAACCATAAATCAAAACCAACAAAACCACATCTCCTAAATGAGAATTTCAGAAATTAAAACCgcaaatcaaatgaaaaatcaaaagaGGGAGAGGAGAGACCttcgagagagagagagggccGGTGCAAATCTAGCGGTGGTTGCCGTTGGATGGGAGAACAATGGTGGGCGATTGACAGGGAGAAGAGACCAAGGGTTGCGTGAAAGATGAAACAAAAATGATGGTAAGAGGTCGCGTGAAAGAGAAATAGGTGATGGTATTTTTGTGAAACAGAAGTAGGGGATggtatttttgtaaatttcGATTATAAACAAGGAAATACACTTTTTCCCTATATAAAGATAGCCCCGCCCCTGTGTCCCAAGCAAATACATGGATCAAATATTTAGCACACAATGGCTTCTTTTCtttacatttttcttttactttcttATTACCCTTTCCGTTTCAAAATAAGTGTCGTTCAAGGTTTTTACACGAGATAAAGAAATGCATTTATGTTGTCAAAAGATATACCACTTttactaaactaaccctaataaTTATTGGTTTGTTTCTCACCATCATAAATGAAAAGTGaaatataatgttttgagaatAGTGTATGTATACAGTAATAATTAGAGGGGTACAATTGGAAAATTttacattgaaaattgaaattgacaCTCATTTTGAAATGCAGGGGATATTGCTTTtgctcttataaaaaaaaattggaattaagTAAAGGGCCTTTTTGGTCAACacaaactgaaaaaaaaaaaagaatgaactTCAGGCCTAAAATAACGAAGAAAAAGAGGGAGGGTGGTGCATCGGGTATAATAATGGCATTTTAGAGTAGATTCACAACCAAAAGGGCATTTTAAcccattttctattttcttgtgaACCTGCAATTTATGGctaactttaattttaattaaaaagaataagaaCTTGGCAGTAGTTGGCAAAATTCAATGGCTCATTGACTGATTTTACTGTttcgtaattttctttttaaagttgtaataaaataaatatcaatttaaaataaaataggtatcTTCCTGATTTTCCAAAAAGGgggaaaaaacataaacatcagcccaaatacaatgaatacagtgaaagaaaaaaagggaGGGTAGTGCTTGCATTTTAGAGTAGATTTACCAAACCAGGCAGGGATTTcaattcattttcatatttttcgTGAAACACTAATTTATGATcaactttaatttaattaaaaaaagaattctTGTGAAACTCTTATTTGTTGTTAACTTTAATTGTAGGCTAAATTAGATATTTAGTTCCTGAACTTATTTAGTAGTTTCATTTTGGTCCAAAATGAAACTAATGAATAAGTTAAGGGACTAAATACCTAATTTAGCCTTAGTTTCATTTTGTtccaaaatgttattttaggttttaGGGTTTCTTTGTTCTTCGATTTACAAAAAAATGGAAGAGGGATTTTTAAGGATAATGAGGCACCACAGAGTTTCAATGTGGTTCATAATTCTGTGCCCCTTATTGGGCCTGCAGAGGAGTTGCTGATGCCATCTCCAGTGAGTTCTGCGTCGGCGACGTGTGATAGTACAGAGGGACAGAAAAAGAGGTATAGAGCTGGGCGGTATGAATCAGGCAGTAAGGCAATGCCGTCGTCTATGCCGATTTTGTCAGGAACTCTATTGACTGAAGATTTTCCAGCCTCAAAAAGGGGTCGAGGGTTGTATGATTTTAAAAGTACAAGACCATGTAGAAATTAACAGATTGTTTTTTGATTCttgcatttttttaatctttttagtTACTGCTTTGTTATATAGATAACCATCGTTTTTCCAAAATATGTTCGATGTGAAGCaggaattattttttttggttgtagttaatttaatcttttgaatttaggtgtttgtgtttttatttgattcatGCTTTAGATGTGAGATTAATATGTAGTAGCATGAGTGGACACTTTGCTTAGATTCCCTCTGCTTATATGAGGTAGGTAGCATGTTAAATCTTTAAATCAATTCTTCAGTGCAGACTGTAGAAAATGATTTCGTGAAATGAtagttttaatttataattttatatggtCATTCAAATGTACAATGGCTCTTCATGTTTATGGAGTAGTTTTGTGGTCTTCACTTTATGGATACTTATCTCCATTATGAAGTGGTTGTATAGAAATTCATCCCCCCGCCTAATGTGTAATCCGTCTTAGGGCCTCTTGCCACATTGAGATTTCTTTTTGTATCGACATTCTTACTTCTATATCCAAAGATAATCCCAGTAGTTGATGCTTTTTTCCGAGACTTCCATTGCTGTCTAAAGGAGCACATAGTTGATTGTATATGCATATGCTGTGTGAATCTATTTTACTGATATATTTGGAATCAGGATAATATGGTATTTTGTATATCACAGTGGGTATTTGTGACCTCATGATATATGCATATTGAATTAGGGTCTGGTAACTATGTTTTTACACGATGAAATAAATTTGCAGTTTATTTGTTAATTAGATAATAACTTCCTCTCTGACCTTATGGTTATTTTATTCTATCACTTATAATAATCTGCCTATCTATACCTATTTTACAGATGATGGAATTTCAAGTTCCCGTGGTTCCCCTTTAACACATCGGAACTTTACAGTGAATTCTGGCGAGGTATTCTTCTCATTCCATTTTAGGCCTATATACTGAAAATTGTTAGATTTTCCCACCAATTTTTTCTGAATGCCTTATTCAGAATAAACGCAAAGGCTTCATTTAGTTTACTCATTGAAAACTAATGCATTttattaaggaaaatgctagCATGTACGACACAATTCTGTCGTCTTGAACGCGCGATTAACTGAACTCGCTAATTACTCAATACttatatattttcaatcttTTATAAATTTCATTTGACAAAAGTTACCAATACAGACTGCTCCATCACTTTAACACAAACGGTGAATTTCATTTTGCCATGATTATGTTGCCATTGccaatatgaattttattaatattttacttTCATAGCCGAAGTGATAAtatgtgtaccggtacatatcCACTTAACGTGAATTTTTTGAAACGCATATTATGTCGATATGTACCTGTGTATTCGTTGAGTTAGATGATTCTGATTGgtttacaaataatatttattgatttttttatattaatattatttttggaCCAATCAAAATATCCACCTAAACCGTGTATCGgtacatatccacataatataTGTACCGGAATGTTCGCCAAAACTTAAAAGATATCTAAATGCATtttccctaaaaaaaattacttattgtTGCAACTTGCAAATGTGAACTTAATAGTGAGCAAAATAGGCAGATTGTTATGGACAATATGACTCTGTTGTCAATAGCGGCCGCTACAACCGCTATAGCGGCGCGACGCGACAAAAAATCGAGGTCACTGTGTGTAGTAAGTATTTGGATTTGGATGAttggtattttatttatttttattgtccTTGTCGTGTCACTAAAATAGCGTACGCGATTCTCTGCGTTACCGCGTCGCGTCAATTTGGGGTTGTCCGCGTCGCGTCAATTTTCCGCTTTGACAACATATATAtgaaacccacttgggttggtgcattggtattggcttgggacctaggagtgtgctcctcttgaggtctgaggttcgattctctttggcgccaatttgggtggtctaatttagcttcttaaaaaaaaaacatatatatgatatatccaGTTTTCAGTTTGtgtgatattttgatttttaacttatattttaaaaacacaCTAGTTAAATGCACTAGTTAAACAAATAAAACTCATCAAGCGTGTGTTTTTAAGGTAGTCGTCCAATATGCACGACAAACTTGTCGTACCATATAGCATCATTGTTTTATTAAATGCAATGTCACCTCACCTTTTAACTGTAAATACCTTTTTTAGGTTTAACACAtacaatgttattttttctttatttggcgGCGTAGTATTTGCTGTCTTCATACTgtaataaattaatatgtatCTTCATAGAGGTGAAGACATGGTTTCCAATTCTAGCATATAATAAGTAGCAATGGCAatcttaaatatttaaatatttattgatCTATAAGTATAATTGTGTAATAGATAATATACAAATAGCATTGCCAAGTTAGTATTTTTATGCTAATGAAGAAATAGCATTTAATAGTAGCAATATGAAATAGTACAACTTGTGTTACAGTATTGTTACATGAATGTTAACTTCAAGTTGCGTACAGTATGATTATTATTGGAAATAATCTATCACTCACActtccttttttcttcttttctgtATGGCAATACAATGTGTTCATTTATTAATCGTATTTGTAATTTTTCTATGACCTGTTTTAGGATATTGCCAGCAAAATTGTCTTTCTTGCGCTACAATTCCGCGCGGTATGCATTATCTCTGGACATGGCACTATTTCAAGCTGCACACTTCGTCCGTCGGGTTCTTCTGGCGAGACTTCTAAATATGAGGTTAGTGCAGTCCTATTTCATTAGCACAGATAAAAGAAGTTCAGTCCTATATATCTCTTTCAGCTGATTCATATGTACTGTGATATATGCGGTTAGTTCAGTCATAATCCTATATATCTCTCTCCGCTGATTTCTTTGTAACATTTACCATTTACCTGGTTGCCTAGTATTTGACTACAACAATGCATGtgatttctattttttccaGTGTGTTTTGGGTGTAAATCATGTGTTTATTTTGAAGTTGTGCTACAATGCTCTATGTTTTAATAGCACTCCATACCTTTCATTTTTGAACATCATAACTAAACTTCCCTAGTTTCCAAACTTCCTATGATTATCTCTTGTAAATATGGCTTATGACattgtttttttgttcttcTCAAGTCATGTCTCCACTCTCCTCGCATGAATCACTTCTTAGAAAAATTGGGTGTATTAGTGATTTCCCATGTATATCTTTGCCATTAATTCACTATAACTTTCCAATGAGTTGATTTACTGTTATGTTCCTATCAAGAAACACTGTATCATTGGATCAAATCGCATTAAGAAACACTAACACCGTCTCTTACATTCTGTTTCCAACACATTGTATCATTGGATGAAATCTCATGCTGGCCAAACTAATTGAGAGTGGCCCCAGGTGTTATGAGTGGGTGGTAGACCCGATTGATTGTATGATTAGGTAGGAGCTATATTTAAGCATGTTGTTTTGGTTGCGGATGAAGTACCACTTGTACTCAGTCCCATATTTGGGGTTCTTGTACTCTGTtccaatttaatataattttgccattaaaaaaagtGTCAAATAAATAACGGCTCTTTGGCAATACTCTCTTCTTTTTTACTTAGTGATGGCACTAGATGAACACTTTAAAGGAACACGCTGACACGTATTTTGTGGTTTTACAGGGAATTTTTGAACTGCTTTCTTTGACAGGCAACTTTTTGCCATGTAATGCTGGCATCTATAGAAGAGCTGGTACGGTGGCTGTCTCTTTGGCTTTTCCAGATGGTCGAACTATTGGGGGTCAACTGGCTGGTCCATTGGTAGCTGCAGGTCCTGTGCAGGTAACTTTTGTTGTTTAATAGGATATCTGATAGAATATTCAAAAACTTGTCAAATCACGTCGTTTGTAGTAGTGTTTAATTTACCTTTGTTATAGATAATAACATCAACTTTTCAGCAAATTCGTTTGTAGCAGTgtttaattcacctttgtataAATCATATCATCATTTCATTGTCCAACTACTTGTTTATTAGAATCCGGATGATGCACTATTTTATTGCTATATATCAATGCGGAGTGCTAGAAACATTATCTTTTCAGCAATCTCTTATTGGTTGAAATCTTTGTGGGTCCCAAACTTTGGGAATGGGTCCCATATAAAATGGTAGTGCCCACATAAATTTCATCCAATAAGAGAATGAGTGTTAGTGTGTTCCTAGGACTCCTTGTATATCAATTACTACTGAATGAGGAACTTTTGAGTGAACATTTTCCTCTTTCTGTTTTATGCATCAGGTTGTGGTATGCAGTTTTCGTCCAAAGATGCCTCGTAAGCTGCGGGAGCAGAAGAAAGACAAGGAGGAGATTGCAGATGATATTTCATCAAGTGTCCCCCCTGCATAAACATTTAGGTTGGGTTATGTGAGAATTAAATAGATTTGAGTTGTTTGGTTTTAAAGTTTAACAATAATATCTTTAAACTTAAAACAATATTAATGATCATGTTTTGTGGAATGAAACCTATCATGACATTGGTTTTCAAGTGAATGAATGATATTGGTTTTTTTATCAATACTCAATGTTGAGCCAGTCTAACCCCAATCATTTAGAAGCTGGGGTTGTTGCATACTATACTATATATTAAACATTCAATGTTCCTCCAAATCAAGGTAAATGCCTTATTCTATTCCTTTCTTCTATTAGTGTTTGGTATTGTGTTGAGTCACCGATGTTTAGGCTTCACTTACAATTATTGAGACTTGGCCAATATATAAGTACTCTTATGTCCTTCTCTATACATAATTGGAGTACAAATCTAACTTGGCCAATATACAAGtttctcaatttaattaattttggtgGCCActccaaaatcaattataaGATCCACTTCCTTTCATATCGTTCATTGTTATTTTCTTGTCGTGAATTTGATTGCCAATATCAGCCTAAAAAACTGATAGTCACTACAACAACCAACCAGGAAAAAATCACAATTAAGATataatagctaatataattgttattataaaatataaatgtcTCGAAGGGTTTTCATTATTATAACATAATGAATAACAGTACTGatttagtattaaaaaaaatattacgaGAGCTTATTAAATTGTctcaaaggttttttttttttttctctcaagaAGACATTATCTTAGTTGCTTTATTACAACCTAGATTTAGTATAGTAAGTGCAGCATCATGGTGACATAATTGGACTATGAAGCTTTTaacattgtttttttataattagtaAATGCagcatcattttttttttttatatattttttatagttagCTTTTtacattgttgatttttttgacacatttaaCATTGTTGATTACAATTACAAAACTAAATAAAcctttttccttttaaaatttttggCTCAAAATTGATTCAATCAACAAACACTTATTTTGGTAGAATATAATTCTAATCAATGAAGAGTAATAatgaaaagagagagagagcatACTCTAGAGATTCTCTTGGTATTTATCTTCATCCAAATGCCCCAAAAGAAAAATGGATGTCCTTTCTTAGCTAGTGcatccaatccaatccaatatAAGGATAAAGAAAAAGAAGGTTTTTGGAATAAAGAAAATCCCACAAAATATTTCTTTACACGAAaagaaatagtaaaaataaaaggaTGAAAGGAATCCCTACATATTCTTATTCCAAGCATGCTCTTTATGCCTTTTTACTTTTCTCCTTATCCATGTGATGTATGCAAGAATAAAGCTCTTAATTGAAAATTCTCATCTTCTTTTCTCTTAGAAACTCATTCATCCAATTAAGTTTATTTCACTAAAGCACTATGTTTTGCAATATTGGAAACATTTACCTCcaaaaaatacataattaatCAAGAGGGATTAATTTTTAGTCAATAACAAAACCATAGAAATTATCTAGCACTTATGAACAACTAACTAACTTTATGATATTTCTTAAATATGATTCAATACAACAAAATCTAAAAACATGTCTCAAATTGccaaaatttcattattttttctttcatataccAAGCTAGATGTGCTTAACAAttcttctttccattttttgttAACTTTCTCTATAAATTCTTCCACTCTTTTCCTCAACTCATCATCATCTTTCTCTTCCTCATGctccttttcattttcttcttttccctCTTCATTGTTACAATCAATATCATCATTGGCTCCAATTTCAATCTTGTTTTCTTCGTCTTCATCTTCATTTGCTTCCGCTTCGATGACATGCGAGACTTCTTTCTCTTGTGTCATTGATTCTATACTTTTTTCAAATGAAAACTTGGTGTTGATTTCTTGCTTTTGAATTTCATATATTGAAAGAGGGAATTCACTTCTTTGATGAACACTTATTCTTGGCTTCAAATCCATTAAAATAATTACTATGATCAAATTGCAaaagcaaaaaatgaatgttGAGCTAGAAGCAGCTTGAGTAATCATCTCCAGTATAGAATCCAACATGTTTGTAAGCaattagaagaaaaacaaaacacaaaaaaaaaggtaccAAAGAGTGAGAGGAAAAAGATCAAGGATGAGTTAGAACTATAGAGTATAACTGTTTATGCAATTTGAGGATTTTATGGTCTATTTAAAGCCTTGTAGAGATAGATGCAAACGTGTAAAGTACCTTTAAATTTTTGTGTGGAAAATTTAAGGAGTTGCTAGTGAGGTGTAATGTGAAAGCTATTAGAATATTATATAactgataataataatatattgatgCATATATGAATAATGTATGTGAGAAgtttcttggtttttttttgttgatatatatattgaataatgTATGTGAGAAGTTTCTTACAACTGTATGTGgggtatttttttaatttagttaattaatCAAAAGACCATTTGTACTATGCATAGAACATCACATGGAGCTTTCTTGGCCATTCACGGACTCAACCTTCTATGTCATTAGTTGACATCACCTACCAAACTTTTTTACTTTTCCTAATCACAATTCTATCAACCATGTCATCatgtataataatatatattaaccgcACAGTTACAcgtattaattaatatttatcgGATTAATTGGTTcaacttataatttttatcaaattatttttaaataattttattatcgATTTGATTGAGATCGAACGATCATTTCAATATTTGTGTCACGTATGtgtaggcatgacaataaaactcataccaGCGAGTAGccacccaaaccatacccgctttgacggagaaaacccgagttgactggatttgggttcgggtttgggttttccccgatttcaaaagatgggtttggggcgggtaatgggtacattgatacccaccccgaacccgtccccgaacccgccccgcttatactaaaaattagatttcacctcttttaaattagaaatgtttaaacaatctcttaaattacgttcatatatttattttttattttaatttgagtattaaacaaaccattttctctatttttttttctttatttaaaaaaattgttgagaGAATATAATTTTgcacatttaactttttttttaataaaaaaatactaaaatataatctaaattcatgtggaaagaggcgtaatggagatacccgaaacccgatgaagatacccgatccccgttgggtatgggtttggggttatcatttttatccccgctcgaatttgggatgggtttggggaaacccgaactttatgggtttggggagggcaaaacccatCCTCGCCCcaccccattgccatgcctacgTATGTGTAAAATCTCATACGTACTTGTTTATATTGTTCAAATTTTGATGTTTAAGAAAAAGGAAatttgaagaaggaaaaaaacatAGAATAAATGAGATTTTGTGATGGGGTTGAAGATCATGAGATTTTAAACTATGGTCCATTGAAAGGGACCAAGGACCTAATTTTGTTGGCAAGCATTGTTGCATGTTAGATAGTTGTGTTGTTTTTATGTTGCTTTGAAAATGTCACGGTATTCAACTACTTATATTTATGTGATATTGACCCAAAAGTGGGAAGAAAATAAGTGCTTAATAGAATGTAATGATAAGTAGTGAAGATGACCAAGTCTATGTCTATTTTAGATGAAAATCATCAATGAATTTTTCAATGTCCCATCTACAGGGTACAAATAGAGTAcccttttgttaaaaaataaataaaaaatagagtacaCTTATTCCTTTTCCTTTTGATGATGCTGAAATTCAATCAATTAGACTTGGTCTAAACTcacttaatttttcttttttgatagaATAATCTCACTTAATTCAAAAACTCTGTATAGATAATagaatatacatatacatataattGCAATTATATAATGTCAACccattttcttttcttagtTTTGCAAGGGTTGTTAACGTTACGTTGCACTATAAggattgaaaaataaattagttgttTCTCCAAACATAACTTAATAGGTAGggatatcacattatatatgcggAGATTAAAGTTTAATCTTGAtgaatttttagtcactaaactttttaacaaaaaaggaaaaaacaaattagttttttttacgcaaaaaaacaaattagttAAGCGTTTATTTAATAAGCatttatttgttgttaaaattgcatatataaactctttcttcatgttttttatttatgtataaGTACgaaatttatgtttatttaagAGTGATTAATCTTTATCATAGACTAATTGCTTAAATCATTTCATTGTTGGTATATATAAACCCTTTCTACTAAGAGTATGAGGTAACAATATGTATAATTTCATGTCAAAAGAAATATGTATAACTTAGGTATATGCTATTTTgaagagtttatgaaaataagttaaaaatattgtctTTTTGAGTATATCTCAGTTAGTATCTACCACTTGAATTCGAACGCAAGACCAAATAGTTAAGGGTCAAAGTATCTACCACTGTGTCAcacttaatataattaattctataaattatttaaaatactaacaatggtgttaatgtcctACTCAtaagataaatttaaataaacttattCCAAACACGTAAGAGGAGACTTGTTGGTATCATTCTCTATATTttctcaataaataaattaacatttgTGGACTGACTTGTACTTGATATATACCAAGAAAAGGAGACTTAGAAAATGCTAATTCAGGCTCAAAGTTTCATTAATTTTAATGTATAGATAGGTAATAAAGTATCCAGAATTAGTATTTGAACGAACCAGCTACGAAATTCAGTGTGAACAGTCAATGTATTGAagtttcttaaaataaaaaattaaagatgctGCAAGTTCTTGGTGATTTTCATGATTATTACAAACATATAATCGgttaaatcattaaaaaaaaattaagattgaCAATTGAAGTGTTCCCACCAACAATTATTTTCTATATCCACCTTAGTCGACTTTCAGTTGCATTGTGATCTATGTGTCAAATTTTCATTGCTTTCACACTtcttaactaactaactaactaactcttTTTTATAGTTTTCCTAAATACATGATAAGTGTTCGTTTAATTTCAATggtttcattaaaatatttttctcttcttcctcCTTGACTTAGAATCATTTtatacatgcatttccatacatgcatttcttacttttcctctcacaaagaggtagttttttttattaaaaataattttcttttattttttcaaaatgaaaaaacacaaataaccacatctttgtgagtggaaaagtaagaaatgcatgtaagttttgtcctttataattttataattatgtaTACATTGTAAGAGTTGGTTATTACAATTAAAACTTAATTACACTTTTTGGTTTTTCTATTTATCAAACTTACGATAGCagtccctctattttaaaatcaaattttttatcctctattttcatatttattgtaattttggtctaaattcatttttttcctcTAAAATGGTGATTTTTCCTCTatgttaaattatttgttttaataatgtaattttatttatataattatattttaaaaaaattacagagACATACCcgcattttagtttttttagaaATGGTGTATTCCGTATCAGTACCCATATCGAATATTGGTACCATACTCGTATTTAGGCAACgtagattttaaaataaaataaaataagagatcAAAATACAATTAAATCCGTAATTAATTATTGTTGGTGTGAAGAGATTTGAAAAGGAGATACACTGTATAGCAAATTGAGTAATGAATGCCCTGCCTCACTGCAAGGCTACAATACTTAATCGATATGGTTGGCTGATTTTCAAACGGTAAAAGTACATAACAAATTTTTCGAATTCCTCTCCTATTCCTGCTTGGTAACTGGCGCTTTATTGTGTTTACTACTGACGTATTATCTgaagattaatttctattaaagtaAGCTTAGTATAACTATACTTACTTCTATTGTAATCTATTTAGGGTGAATCAATCAAACTAGGTTTAGCCTTCGTTATTTCTTGTCCTTACCTTAACGAGTTCAGCCTTTAATGGGCATCCTTACCTTTATAGGTTCCtaatttaacaagttctctagCGTAACTGGTTCCCTAATATCAATACAGAATTTAGCTATGTGTAATTCTTAATCTCTAACCTCATCGCAGATACtaaatttaatggtctcatgtaaGTGGGTTATAGTATCTCTTTGTTTCCGAAGTCTTAGATGTTTCACGGTATCCACTTCGACCCTAGTTACTAACAGAATATGCGTACGTTCATATATGCTAGTGTATAAAacgataaataaaaatactgacaaataataaataaataaataaataaatagcaaTTTGTATATAGTCTTGGAAACCAGATTACATGTTCTCAAGCATTCCTAGGGGAGTTCATCTATTTGGCTTAACCTAAATGAACTTAGCTATTATTAAGCATattgaacaataaagaaaacatgcataaaaataacctCGATTCCTTGCGGAGGGAGTTTCGTCTCCCTATGGTGGGGGAGAGTCTCCCTCTCTTGAGAGCTCATTGGCCCTCCTTGCTCCTCCTCCTTTGCTCCTTAGAGAGCTTATAGTTTTCTAaacttctgaatgaataattgtgaaggatgaaagctctatttatagtttttcagctgtgTTTGAGCTTTTTCCTGCGACCCATCGTATCCATCGTAGCCACGATGGCGTTCAAattcgcctcatcgtggccacgatggatcttATCATGGCACGATGAAAGATTTGCTTCAGATATTCTTTATTGTTAAATCGCCTTTCATCGTGTTGCGATCAAtctcatcgtggtacgatggaatcAAGTTTGTTCttctcatcgtggccacgatgtaATCCATCGTAGCCACTATAGAGTCCATAATTAAATTTTTGCTTCAACacgaaagttgtagctctttgtcTTAGCTTTGCAACGCATGGTCACGGGTCTCGATCCGCCaatcgtagctcaagttatggcGTTTTTGATACGATGTGGTATTTATTCATCGTTCTACGATGGCCAtccatcgtgggtacgatggatTCTTCAATTCCTTccttttttgcccttttttatgcattttccacttttcttgatTCTTGGACAAGTAACTTCGTAACTTTAGGTATTTGCTTGTATTTGGTCTTCAATTGCTACTAAAACTACTCTAAAATagtactaaaaacatcatataattgactgtcatcagcATCTCAACCCAGTGCAGCGCAAGAAGCTTTCGTTGAAGCTTCTGCAATTGAGAGATTAGAGCAAGCACTCAAAGATGatgacatttaaaaaaaaaaaaactcacatggccctttcttggttttttttgttgtccAATATAATTTAGACACGTG
It contains:
- the LOC123911498 gene encoding nuclear polyadenylated RNA-binding protein 3-like, yielding MLDSILEMITQAASSSTFIFCFCNLIIVIILMDLKPRISVHQRSEFPLSIYEIQKQEINTKFSFEKSIESMTQEKEVSHVIEAEANEDEDEENKIEIGANDDIDCNNEEGKEENEKEHEEEKDDDELRKRVEEFIEKVNKKWKEELLSTSSLVYERKNNEILAI